One Mycobacterium kubicae genomic window carries:
- the lepB gene encoding signal peptidase I: MTETSGPTPERQPNPAQPAPSPGDPETVDAPASDPVAAEEAKPKKSTLRELATLAVIAVVLYYVMLTFVARPYLIPSESMEPTLHGCATCVGDRILVDKLTYRFTSPKPGDVVVFKGPPSWNLGYKSIRSSNTVVRWVQNALSFVGFVPPDENDLVKRVIAVGGQIVQCRSDTGLTVNGKPLKEPYLDPGTMMADPSVYPCLGSEFGPVTVPQGRLWVMGDNRTHSADSRAHCPMLCTGDPTAGTVPVSNVIGKARFIVWPPSRWGGVGSLNPQQGQ; encoded by the coding sequence GTGACCGAAACCTCCGGCCCGACACCCGAGCGTCAGCCGAACCCGGCTCAGCCCGCGCCGTCGCCCGGCGACCCGGAGACCGTCGACGCCCCGGCGTCCGACCCGGTGGCTGCCGAGGAGGCCAAACCCAAGAAGTCGACGCTGCGCGAACTGGCCACCCTGGCGGTCATCGCGGTAGTCCTCTACTACGTCATGTTGACGTTCGTGGCCCGGCCGTACCTGATCCCGTCGGAGTCGATGGAACCCACGCTGCACGGGTGCGCCACGTGCGTCGGGGACCGCATCCTCGTCGACAAACTCACCTATCGCTTCACTTCGCCCAAACCCGGTGACGTCGTCGTCTTCAAAGGCCCGCCGTCCTGGAACCTGGGTTACAAGTCGATCCGCTCCTCCAACACGGTGGTGCGCTGGGTGCAGAACGCGCTGTCCTTCGTCGGATTCGTCCCGCCCGACGAGAACGATCTGGTCAAGCGCGTCATCGCGGTGGGCGGGCAAATCGTGCAGTGCCGGTCCGACACCGGGTTGACCGTCAACGGCAAGCCCCTCAAGGAGCCTTACCTGGACCCGGGCACCATGATGGCCGACCCGTCGGTGTATCCGTGCCTGGGCAGCGAGTTCGGGCCGGTCACCGTGCCGCAGGGTCGGCTGTGGGTGATGGGCGACAACCGCACCCACTCGGCGGATTCGCGGGCCCACTGCCCGATGCTGTGCACCGGTGACCCGACGGCGGGCACCGTGCCGGTGTCCAACGTCATCGGCAAGGCCAGATTCATCGTGTGGCCGCCGTCGCGGTGGGGTGGTGTGGGCTCGCTGAACCCTCAACAGGGCCAGTAG
- a CDS encoding DUF2469 domain-containing protein, with product MSAEDLEKYETEMELSLYREYKDIVGQFSYVVETERRFYLANSVEMVPRNADGEVYFELRLADAWVWDMYRPARFVKQVRVVTFKDVNIEEVEKPELRLPE from the coding sequence ATGAGTGCAGAGGATCTCGAGAAGTATGAAACCGAGATGGAGCTCTCGCTGTACCGCGAATACAAGGACATCGTCGGCCAGTTCAGCTACGTCGTAGAGACCGAGCGGCGCTTCTACCTGGCCAACAGCGTGGAGATGGTGCCGCGCAACGCCGACGGCGAGGTGTATTTCGAGCTGCGGCTGGCCGATGCCTGGGTGTGGGACATGTACCGCCCGGCGCGGTTCGTCAAGCAGGTGCGGGTGGTGACGTTCAAGGACGTCAACATCGAGGAAGTCGAGAAGCCCGAACTGCGGCTCCCCGAATAG
- a CDS encoding GAF and ANTAR domain-containing protein, with translation MADQLDTSAEGSTPGGATADPATVFAALAEIIYQGTDAAQMYAAICVAATLIVPGCDHASLMVRRNDRYVTVGASDRLAYRIDELERRAGDGPCIDAIEEETPQIDSDLTTGSQWPKFASLLTSETPVRGAMGFRLLIDKRKGAALNLFSEKPNVFNSESAGRAAVLAAFASVAINAIAQGEDAVSLRRGLLSNREIGKAVGMLMMLHDLNEDQAFDLLRRHSQSLNIKLADVARRVIDRRGQPPFDGSNGSG, from the coding sequence GTGGCGGACCAGCTGGACACCAGCGCCGAAGGGTCTACACCCGGCGGGGCGACGGCGGATCCGGCGACCGTATTCGCTGCCCTCGCCGAGATCATCTATCAAGGCACCGACGCGGCGCAGATGTACGCCGCTATCTGTGTGGCTGCCACGTTGATCGTTCCCGGCTGCGACCACGCCAGCTTGATGGTGCGCCGCAACGATCGCTACGTCACGGTGGGTGCCAGTGACCGGCTCGCGTACCGGATCGACGAACTGGAGCGGCGTGCCGGCGACGGCCCGTGCATCGACGCGATCGAGGAAGAAACTCCGCAGATCGATTCGGATCTGACCACCGGCTCGCAATGGCCCAAGTTCGCGTCGCTGCTGACCTCCGAAACACCGGTGCGCGGCGCTATGGGATTTCGGCTGCTGATCGACAAACGCAAAGGTGCGGCGCTCAACCTCTTCAGCGAAAAGCCCAACGTCTTCAACTCCGAGTCCGCGGGTCGAGCGGCAGTGCTGGCCGCCTTCGCCAGCGTGGCCATCAACGCGATCGCTCAGGGTGAGGACGCGGTGAGCCTGCGTCGCGGGCTGCTCAGCAACCGCGAGATCGGGAAAGCGGTCGGCATGCTGATGATGCTGCACGACCTGAACGAGGACCAGGCGTTCGACCTGCTGCGGCGCCACTCCCAAAGCCTGAACATCAAGCTGGCCGATGTGGCCCGCCGGGTGATCGACCGCCGGGGTCAACCTCCGTTCGACGGCTCGAACGGGAGCGGCTGA
- a CDS encoding WS/DGAT/MGAT family O-acyltransferase, protein MKLIEPADSMFLVGESREHPMHVGSLQLFQPPEDVGPEFVTEAYESMLKCTDVQPTFRKHPAFFGPVTNLAWSFEKEVELDYHFRRSALPRPGRVRELLELASRLHGSLLDRHRPLWEAHLVEGLNDGRYAVFTKFHHSLMDGVSALKLMQRAFTSDPTDDEVRVPWELKPRQRPDNGQKSSPLDMISGAVGSAAALAPSTLSLARAALIEQQLTFPFRAPKTMFNVRIGGARRIAAQSWSLERINAVKKAAGVTFNDIVLAMSAGALRAYLVEQSALPDDPLIAMVPVSLRDENDGEGGGNKVGTVLCNLNTDIEDAGRRLQGIHSSMADSKKVFMGLPRTQQLALSAFMAGGLFFGLIPGFIRTAPPPFNIVISNVPGTKDPLYWRGARMVGNYPLSIALDGQAMNITVTNNAENIDFGLVGARGSVPHLQRMLGHLETSLKDLERAVGV, encoded by the coding sequence ATGAAGCTGATAGAGCCAGCCGATTCAATGTTTCTCGTCGGCGAGTCCCGCGAGCACCCGATGCATGTCGGCAGCCTGCAGCTTTTCCAACCGCCTGAGGACGTCGGTCCGGAGTTTGTGACCGAGGCCTACGAATCGATGCTCAAGTGCACCGATGTCCAGCCAACCTTCCGCAAGCATCCGGCGTTCTTCGGCCCGGTCACCAATCTGGCGTGGTCGTTTGAGAAAGAGGTCGAACTCGACTACCACTTCCGGCGGTCCGCCCTCCCCCGTCCGGGCCGGGTGCGAGAACTGCTCGAACTGGCTTCGCGACTGCATGGCAGCCTGCTCGACCGGCACCGCCCGCTGTGGGAAGCTCACCTGGTGGAAGGGCTCAACGACGGGCGGTACGCGGTGTTCACCAAGTTCCACCATTCGCTGATGGACGGAGTGTCCGCACTCAAGTTGATGCAGCGTGCCTTCACCAGTGATCCCACCGACGACGAAGTCCGGGTGCCGTGGGAGCTCAAGCCGCGCCAACGCCCCGACAACGGCCAGAAGTCCTCCCCGCTGGACATGATTTCCGGTGCCGTGGGATCGGCTGCCGCGCTTGCCCCTTCGACGTTGTCGCTGGCGCGGGCCGCGCTGATCGAACAACAGCTCACCTTCCCGTTCCGCGCGCCCAAGACGATGTTCAACGTCCGCATCGGCGGGGCGCGGCGCATTGCCGCGCAGTCCTGGTCCCTCGAGCGCATCAATGCGGTGAAGAAAGCGGCGGGGGTCACCTTCAACGACATCGTGCTGGCGATGTCTGCCGGGGCGTTGCGCGCTTATCTGGTGGAACAGAGCGCGTTGCCCGACGACCCGCTGATCGCCATGGTCCCGGTGAGCCTGCGCGACGAGAACGACGGCGAGGGCGGCGGCAACAAGGTGGGCACCGTGTTGTGCAACCTCAACACCGACATCGAGGACGCCGGTCGACGCCTGCAGGGGATTCACTCCTCGATGGCCGACAGCAAGAAGGTGTTCATGGGCCTGCCGCGCACTCAGCAGCTGGCACTGTCCGCTTTCATGGCCGGGGGCTTGTTCTTCGGGCTGATTCCGGGATTTATCCGCACGGCGCCACCCCCGTTCAATATCGTGATCTCCAATGTCCCAGGCACCAAGGACCCGCTGTACTGGCGGGGCGCACGAATGGTCGGCAACTATCCGTTGTCGATTGCGTTGGACGGTCAGGCGATGAACATCACCGTCACCAACAACGCGGAGAACATCGACTTCGGCCTCGTCGGCGCCCGGGGCAGCGTGCCGCACTTGCAGCGCATGCTCGGCCATCTGGAGACGTCTTTGAAGGATCTCGAGCGCGCCGTCGGAGTGTGA
- a CDS encoding NAD-dependent epimerase/dehydratase family protein has translation MGLTVAVTGPTGEIGISAVTALEREPAVEKIIGMARRPFDPRLRGWVKTEYQQGDILDRDAVDALVEQADVVVHLAFIIMGSREESARINLQGTRNVFEATVAAQRPRRLVYTSSVAAYGYHSDNPVPITEDVPTRGSAEHYYSAQKAECEELLAEVTKGSSLEVFVLRPCIVAGPDAHALADAMPWNQLPAPVRGVVCAVPVLKPMIPDPGVPLQLVHHDDVAEAIALAATAPAPPGAYNIAGKGVVTISDVAKALGGRPVRVPAAAASAASAAISRIPFIPSLLEWLHTARTSVVMDTSKAERELGWHPTHTSAETLAQLAAAVR, from the coding sequence GTGGGATTAACTGTTGCGGTTACCGGGCCGACCGGGGAAATTGGCATCTCGGCGGTCACCGCCTTGGAGCGCGAACCCGCCGTCGAGAAAATCATCGGCATGGCGCGCCGGCCGTTCGACCCGAGGCTGCGCGGCTGGGTCAAGACCGAGTACCAGCAAGGCGACATTCTCGACCGCGACGCGGTCGACGCGCTGGTCGAACAGGCCGATGTCGTGGTCCATCTGGCGTTCATCATCATGGGCTCCCGCGAGGAGAGCGCCCGCATCAACTTGCAAGGCACCCGCAACGTGTTCGAAGCGACGGTGGCCGCGCAGCGGCCGCGCCGGCTGGTCTACACCTCGTCGGTGGCGGCGTATGGGTACCACTCGGACAACCCCGTGCCGATAACCGAGGACGTGCCGACGCGAGGCTCGGCCGAGCACTACTACTCGGCGCAGAAGGCCGAGTGCGAAGAGTTGCTGGCCGAGGTCACCAAGGGCTCGTCGCTGGAGGTGTTCGTGCTGCGACCCTGCATCGTCGCCGGGCCCGACGCGCACGCACTGGCCGACGCCATGCCGTGGAACCAGCTTCCGGCTCCGGTCCGTGGGGTGGTGTGCGCGGTCCCGGTGCTCAAACCGATGATCCCCGATCCGGGTGTGCCGCTGCAGCTTGTTCACCACGACGACGTCGCCGAAGCGATCGCGCTGGCGGCCACGGCTCCCGCGCCGCCGGGGGCCTACAACATCGCCGGCAAGGGCGTGGTCACGATCAGCGACGTCGCCAAAGCCCTCGGCGGCCGACCGGTGCGGGTTCCCGCGGCTGCCGCGTCGGCGGCCTCTGCCGCCATCTCCCGGATCCCGTTCATTCCGTCCCTGCTGGAATGGCTGCACACGGCGCGCACCTCGGTGGTGATGGACACGTCCAAGGCAGAACGCGAACTGGGCTGGCATCCCACGCACACCTCGGCCGAGACCTTGGCGCAGTTGGCCGCGGCCGTTCGCTGA
- the fdhD gene encoding formate dehydrogenase accessory sulfurtransferase FdhD, with amino-acid sequence MSHVTAHRRVKHLTGDKSITRPETLAVEEPLEIRVNGTPVTVTMRTPGADIELAQGFLLTEGVIADREDVRTVRYCGGRGDDGRNTYNVLDVTLAPGIEPPGLDVTRNFYTTSSCGVCGKASLDAVRLISRYAPGDDPATVTAATVQAMPDQLRSAQKVFASTGGLHAAALFSVDGTMLVVREDIGRHNAVDKVIGWALEHSRIPLGTTVLLVSGRASFELTQKAVMAGIPVLAAVSAPSSLAVSLAEESGVTLVAFLRDDSMNVYTRPDRVT; translated from the coding sequence GTGAGCCACGTAACGGCGCACCGGCGGGTCAAGCATCTCACTGGTGACAAGTCGATCACTCGACCCGAAACACTGGCGGTCGAGGAGCCGCTGGAGATCCGCGTCAACGGGACGCCGGTGACGGTGACCATGCGCACCCCCGGCGCCGATATCGAACTGGCGCAAGGTTTTCTGCTGACCGAGGGCGTCATCGCCGACCGTGAAGACGTGCGGACCGTCCGCTACTGCGGAGGCCGCGGCGACGACGGCCGCAACACCTACAACGTTCTGGACGTGACGTTGGCGCCAGGCATCGAACCCCCCGGCCTGGACGTCACGCGCAACTTCTACACGACATCGTCCTGCGGGGTCTGCGGCAAGGCGTCGCTGGACGCTGTCCGGCTGATCAGCCGCTATGCGCCCGGCGACGATCCCGCCACCGTCACCGCCGCCACCGTTCAGGCCATGCCGGATCAACTGCGCAGTGCCCAAAAGGTTTTCGCCAGCACCGGCGGATTACATGCGGCAGCGCTGTTTTCGGTGGACGGCACCATGCTCGTGGTGCGTGAGGACATCGGCCGGCACAATGCGGTCGACAAGGTCATCGGCTGGGCGCTGGAACACAGCCGGATACCGCTGGGCACCACGGTCCTGCTGGTCAGCGGTCGGGCGTCGTTCGAGTTGACGCAGAAAGCCGTGATGGCCGGAATCCCAGTGCTGGCGGCGGTTTCCGCGCCGTCGTCACTGGCCGTCTCGTTGGCCGAGGAGTCGGGCGTCACGTTGGTCGCGTTTCTGCGCGACGACTCGATGAACGTCTACACCCGGCCGGACCGCGTCACGTAA
- a CDS encoding YraN family protein — translation MTTTKTMTRVQLGAMGEALAVDYLTGMGLQILDRNWRCRYGELDVIASDPGTRTVVFVEVKTRTGEGYGGLPYAVTERKVRRLRRLAGLWLAGQDRRWAAVRLDVVGVQIGRRRTPEITHLQGVG, via the coding sequence ATGACCACCACGAAGACAATGACCCGCGTCCAGTTGGGCGCCATGGGCGAGGCGCTGGCAGTGGACTACCTCACCGGCATGGGATTGCAGATCCTGGACCGTAATTGGCGTTGCCGCTACGGCGAACTCGACGTGATCGCCTCTGACCCGGGCACTCGGACGGTGGTGTTCGTCGAGGTCAAGACCCGCACCGGGGAGGGCTACGGCGGGTTGCCGTACGCGGTCACCGAGCGCAAAGTCCGGCGGCTGCGCAGGCTGGCCGGGTTGTGGCTGGCCGGCCAAGATCGGCGCTGGGCCGCGGTGCGCCTCGACGTGGTCGGTGTGCAGATCGGGCGACGGCGCACCCCGGAGATCACCCACCTGCAAGGCGTGGGCTGA
- a CDS encoding YifB family Mg chelatase-like AAA ATPase — translation MALGRAFSVAVRGLAGETVEIEADITSGLPGVHLVGLPDAALQESRDRVRAAVTNCGNTWPMARLTLALSPATLPKMGSVYDIALAAAVLSAQRKKPWHKLEKTVLLGELSLDGRVRAVRGVLPAVLAAKRDGWPAVVVPADNLAEASLVDGIDVWGVRTLRQLQNWLNGSADLDDRLVAAAPPQDDSADLADVVGQSQARFAVEVAAAGSHHLMLTGPPGVGKTMLAQRLPGILPPLSDTESLEVTAIHSVAGLLSGDTPLITRPPFVAPHHSSSVAALVGGGSGMARPGAVSRAHRGVLFLDECAEISVSALEALRTPLEDGEIRLARRDGVACYPARFQLVLAANPCPCAPADPQDCICAAAVKRRYLGKLSGPLLDRVDLRVEMHPAGAKAFSAETGEATAQVRRRVAAARQVAAQRWKPHGFTTNAEVSGSLLRREFRLSHAAMKPLRTALDRGMLSIRGVDRTLRVAWSLADLAGRTSPGFDEVATALSFRQAGAAR, via the coding sequence ATGGCGCTCGGGCGTGCCTTCTCGGTGGCCGTGCGCGGATTGGCCGGAGAGACAGTCGAAATCGAAGCTGACATCACCTCCGGGCTGCCCGGTGTGCACCTGGTGGGACTGCCGGACGCGGCGCTGCAGGAATCCCGCGACCGGGTCCGGGCCGCCGTCACCAACTGCGGCAACACCTGGCCGATGGCCCGGCTGACGTTGGCGCTGTCACCGGCCACGCTGCCCAAGATGGGGTCGGTGTACGACATCGCGCTGGCCGCCGCGGTCTTGTCGGCGCAACGCAAGAAACCGTGGCACAAGCTGGAGAAGACGGTGTTGTTGGGGGAGTTGTCGCTCGACGGACGAGTCCGGGCGGTCCGCGGCGTACTGCCGGCGGTGCTGGCCGCCAAACGCGACGGATGGCCCGCGGTCGTCGTTCCCGCCGACAACCTGGCCGAGGCCAGCTTGGTCGACGGCATCGACGTGTGGGGCGTCCGCACGCTGCGGCAACTGCAGAACTGGCTCAACGGGTCCGCCGATCTGGACGACAGGCTCGTCGCCGCCGCCCCGCCGCAGGACGACTCGGCCGACCTGGCGGACGTGGTCGGGCAGTCCCAGGCCCGGTTCGCTGTGGAAGTGGCCGCCGCCGGATCCCATCACTTGATGTTGACCGGGCCGCCGGGAGTGGGCAAAACCATGCTGGCACAACGCCTTCCAGGAATACTGCCACCATTGTCGGACACCGAGTCGCTGGAGGTCACCGCGATCCATTCGGTGGCGGGGCTGCTGTCGGGGGACACCCCGTTGATAACCCGGCCGCCGTTCGTGGCGCCGCACCACAGTTCCAGTGTCGCAGCGCTTGTCGGTGGGGGATCGGGCATGGCCCGCCCCGGGGCGGTCAGCCGAGCTCACCGCGGTGTGTTGTTCCTCGACGAGTGCGCCGAGATCAGCGTCAGCGCGCTGGAAGCGTTGCGAACACCGTTGGAAGACGGGGAGATTCGTTTGGCCCGCCGCGACGGGGTGGCGTGCTATCCGGCTCGGTTCCAGCTCGTGCTGGCGGCCAACCCGTGCCCCTGCGCGCCGGCTGATCCGCAGGACTGCATCTGCGCGGCGGCGGTCAAGCGGCGCTATCTGGGCAAGCTGTCCGGCCCGCTGCTGGACCGGGTGGATCTGCGGGTGGAAATGCATCCGGCCGGAGCCAAAGCGTTCTCGGCCGAAACCGGCGAGGCGACGGCGCAGGTGCGCCGCCGCGTCGCGGCCGCCCGGCAGGTGGCCGCCCAACGCTGGAAGCCGCACGGGTTCACCACCAACGCCGAAGTTAGCGGGTCGTTGTTGCGGCGCGAATTCCGGTTGAGCCACGCCGCGATGAAGCCGCTGCGCACCGCGCTGGACCGGGGCATGCTCAGCATCCGGGGTGTGGATCGCACACTGCGGGTCGCGTGGAGTTTGGCCGATTTGGCCGGGCGGACCTCACCGGGGTTCGACGAAGTCGCGACCGCGCTGAGCTTCCGGCAAGCGGGGGCGGCCCGATGA
- the dprA gene encoding DNA-processing protein DprA yields MRAWAYLSRVAEPPCAELAALVSSVGPVAAADRVRRGLVDDDLARQTESRRDVDCAAADLELLARRGGRLITPDDDEWPVIAFASFGGAAARARPRGGPPLVLWALGPARLDEVAQRAAALVGTRAATSYGERVADDLATGLAEHDVAVVSGGAYGIDGAAHRAALECDGLTVAVLAGGVDIPYPAGHSALLHRIARDGLLVTEYPPGVRPARHRFLTRNRLVAAVSGAAVVVEAGLRSGAANTAAWARALGRVVAAVPGPVTSSASAGCHVLIRNGAQLVTRAADVVELVGHIGELADEQPHPTTALDQLSEVERQVYEALPGRGAATIDEIAVGSGLVAASVFGPLAMLEVAGLVERREGRWRLARTRAAAATAGSTTARLV; encoded by the coding sequence ATGCGGGCGTGGGCTTACCTGTCGCGCGTCGCCGAACCACCGTGTGCGGAGCTCGCCGCGTTGGTGAGCAGCGTTGGGCCGGTCGCGGCGGCCGACCGGGTGCGCCGCGGCTTGGTGGATGACGACCTGGCCCGCCAGACCGAGTCGCGGCGCGACGTCGATTGTGCTGCGGCAGATCTCGAGCTGCTCGCGCGCCGCGGTGGACGGCTGATCACCCCTGACGACGACGAGTGGCCGGTGATCGCGTTCGCCTCCTTCGGTGGGGCCGCTGCCCGAGCCAGACCGCGCGGCGGGCCACCGCTGGTGTTGTGGGCCCTGGGGCCCGCGCGCCTCGACGAGGTCGCTCAGCGCGCGGCCGCGTTGGTCGGCACCCGCGCGGCGACCAGCTACGGCGAGCGCGTGGCCGATGACCTTGCCACCGGTCTGGCCGAACATGACGTCGCGGTGGTTTCCGGCGGCGCCTACGGCATCGACGGAGCAGCCCACCGCGCGGCACTGGAATGCGACGGACTCACCGTCGCGGTGCTGGCCGGCGGCGTGGACATCCCCTACCCGGCGGGGCATTCGGCGTTGCTGCACCGCATCGCCCGAGATGGCCTGCTGGTCACCGAATATCCACCCGGCGTGCGCCCGGCCCGGCATCGTTTCCTCACCCGCAACCGGCTGGTGGCCGCCGTCAGCGGCGCGGCGGTGGTGGTGGAAGCCGGACTGCGCAGCGGCGCGGCCAACACCGCCGCCTGGGCACGGGCATTGGGCCGGGTGGTGGCCGCGGTGCCCGGGCCGGTGACGTCATCGGCGTCCGCGGGGTGTCACGTGTTGATCCGCAACGGCGCCCAGTTGGTGACCCGGGCCGCCGACGTCGTCGAGTTGGTCGGTCACATCGGAGAGCTGGCAGACGAACAGCCGCACCCCACGACCGCACTCGACCAGCTCAGCGAGGTCGAACGTCAGGTCTACGAGGCGTTGCCGGGCCGCGGGGCGGCCACCATCGACGAGATCGCGGTGGGGTCGGGCCTGGTAGCGGCGTCGGTGTTCGGTCCGCTAGCCATGCTGGAGGTGGCCGGGTTAGTGGAACGCCGCGAGGGCCGGTGGCGGCTGGCCCGCACCCGAGCGGCTGCGGCCACGGCCGGTAGCACCACGGCGCGACTCGTATAG